Part of the Aquimarina sp. TRL1 genome, GCTAAGTAAGTACTTTTTCATATTGATTTATTAGTAGTACATCAACCGGAAAATTAATAGGGGGTTATGGTTTTTCACTAAGAATGATACCACACTAGATCCGATTGTAAGCAAATTACTTAAAAAAAAGTAAAAAGCTGTTAAAACCAAGCGATAAGTTAATGGGGAATTCAGAAAAAACGCTGTGTATAAAAGATATTTCGATTCCTCTTTGTAAAAGGAATATGAGAGAAATCATAGGGGTGTTTTTACTAAATATTTATGGAAGACTCTTCGAAATGTATAAAGACAGAAATTACTTGTTAAAAAATGAAGAGTTATTTAGTAAAGTACATTTGTTTTTTAAATTAAAATTATGGTATTGTTACAATATTGGTTAATTTGTTGTAAAATTCCTATAACATTTCTTTGATTTGGCTGTTTTTGTGGAAAATATTCAATATTGGCGTATCTTTGCAGCACCAAATTAACTGTACATGTGTAAATCTGTTTATATAGCGACCATTGAACCAAACAGTGGTAAATCCATAATTGTTTTAGGGTTAATGCGTATGCTGCTAGGAAAGGTTGCCAGAGTAGGATATTTCAGACCTATTATTGATGACCCCAAAGAAGGAGAGGTCGACAATCATATCAATACGGTAATCTCCCATTTCGAACTGGATATTAATTTCAAAAATGCCTATGCTTTTACTCGCAATGAGGTATTACAAAAATACAATCAGGGAAAATCCGGAGAGGTGATCGATGGAATCATCAGAAAATATAAAAATCTGACAGAGCGATTCGATTTTATTCTGGTAGAAGGAACTGATTTTTCTGATGAAGGGAGTATTATCGAATTTGATATCAATGTTGTGATTGCTAAAAATTTAGGGATTCCTGCGATTATTGTAGCAAATGGAGTGGATAAAACCAATGAAGAGATTGTTTCGAATCTAAAATTAGCACATGATACCTTTCATGGAAAAGACGTGGAAGTACTGGGCGTTTTTGCTAATAAGGTATTAAACGGAAAAGAGGAGCAGTTAAAAGTTGATTTGTCAAAAGAATTCGGAGATCAAATTGATAAGATAGTCATTCCACAGGTAGCTTCCTTAATTAGTCCGACAATTAAAGAAATTGTAAAAGAGTTAGATGGCAAGGTACTATTTGGAAAAGAACATCTCAATAATCAGGCAGTTAACTTTGGTGTTGGAGCAATGCAGTTGCGAAATTACCTTACCCATCTCAAAGAGAATAGCCTAGTCATTACTCCAGGGGATCGGGCAGATGTTATTTTGGGTGTATTGCAGGCAGATATTTCTGCGAATTACCCTAAAATTTCAGGAATTATTCTTACCGGAGGTATTGTGCCGGAAGAACCTATTCTGAAATTGATAGAAGGAGTCTCCCTATCTTTCCCTATTGTATCAGTACCTAGCGGGACCTTTTCTATAGCCAATCAGATTGGAGCAATAAAGCCCAAAATATACGCTGATAACTTACAGAAAATAAATACGTCTATCAGTACTTTCGAAAAGTATGTAGACGAGGAACACTTATCTAATTCTTTGATCACTTTTACATCAGAAGGGTTGACACCTAGTATGTTTCAATATGATTTGTTTAAAAGAGCTTTGCTCCATAAAAAACATATCGTATTACCAGAAGGATCAGACGAGCGCATTCTGAGAGCCACTGCACGTTTAGTAGCATCAGAGGTAGTGGATGTAACCCTGATAGGGGATGAACAGAAAATAAAAAGCAAGGCTTCTTCTCTGGATATTGCCATCGATTTTGATAAGGTAACCATTGTTTTTCCAACTGAATCTCCATATTTTGAGGAATATGCGCAGACATTATACGAGTTGCGAAAGCACAAAAATGTG contains:
- the pta gene encoding phosphate acetyltransferase; this encodes MCKSVYIATIEPNSGKSIIVLGLMRMLLGKVARVGYFRPIIDDPKEGEVDNHINTVISHFELDINFKNAYAFTRNEVLQKYNQGKSGEVIDGIIRKYKNLTERFDFILVEGTDFSDEGSIIEFDINVVIAKNLGIPAIIVANGVDKTNEEIVSNLKLAHDTFHGKDVEVLGVFANKVLNGKEEQLKVDLSKEFGDQIDKIVIPQVASLISPTIKEIVKELDGKVLFGKEHLNNQAVNFGVGAMQLRNYLTHLKENSLVITPGDRADVILGVLQADISANYPKISGIILTGGIVPEEPILKLIEGVSLSFPIVSVPSGTFSIANQIGAIKPKIYADNLQKINTSISTFEKYVDEEHLSNSLITFTSEGLTPSMFQYDLFKRALLHKKHIVLPEGSDERILRATARLVASEVVDVTLIGDEQKIKSKASSLDIAIDFDKVTIVFPTESPYFEEYAQTLYELRKHKNVNMDMARDMMADVSYFGTMMIYKGHADGMVSGAVHTTQHTIRPALQFIKTKPGANIVSSIFFMCLDDRVSVFGDCAINPNPNAEELAEIAITSADSTAAFGIEPKIAMLSYSSGTSGKGADVEIVRSATEIVKKQRPDLKIEGPIQYDAAVDMEVGKSKLPDSEVAGQASVLIFPDLNTGNNTYKAIQRETGALAIGPMLQGLNKPVNDLSRGCTADDVYNTVIITAIQAQGL